The genomic DNA TGAACCTTTTGAATTGTTGGCTTTAGACGTTCCTGCTGATGCAGTAGGTAGCTGTATTGAACGCCTGGGACAACGGAAAGGGGAAATGCAAGATATGCAGCCTGGTGCTGGCGATCGCACCCAATTAGAATTTGTGATTCCCGCCCGTGGTTTAATTGGTTTCCGTGGTGAATTTATGCGGATGACCCGTGGTGAAGGGATCATGAACCACAGCTTCTTGGAATACCGTTCACTTTCCGGCAACATTGAAGCCCGGAACAAAGGCGTTTTAATTTCCTTTGAAGAAGGTGTTTCTACTTTCTACGCCATGAAAAACGCAGAAGATAGAGGTTCATTCTTTATAACACCAGGCACAAAGGTTTATAAAGGCATGATTGTCGGTGAACACAACCGTCCTCAAGACTTAGAATTGAACGTTTGTAAAACCAAGCAGCTAACCAACCACCGTGCAGCAGGTGGTGATGAACTCGTACAGTTGCAAGCACCTGTAGATATGAGCTTAGAACGTGCATTAGAGTACATTGGACCTGATGAGTTGGTGGAAGTTACACCTGAATCTATTCGTCTGCGCAAAATGTCGAAGAAATTAGCTAAACGCTAATTTACCAAGGGTGGGAATTTTAAACCCACCTTTTTTTTATCTAACCGCAGAGGCGCAGAGGACGCAGAGAAAGAACATCAATAATTTTTTATCTGCGTTTATCCGCGTTCATCTGCGTTCTATTTTAAATTCCTGAAAAAAAGTTTTTTTGCAATAAACCCCCCTCTATTCTCATTATTATTGATATAGATTCCTATTAATTGAACGATTTTTGGTTGTTTGGGCGATCGCTCTTGACATGGTTTTGAGTTTTTGGTAAATTTAGTTAAAATCCCAAGGGATTGATATAAGAGTTTTGAAATATTTTCTCACGCAGAGACGCGGAAAGAAGAAAAGAGATTTCTACCATTCTCGCAAACCTTACAGATTTCTGAATCAGGATTTTCAAGATTTTCTGGTTGATTTTATTCTTTTAATCCTGACCCAGATGATTAAAATGTGATGATTACTCTGGCAAGTCAATTAAAATACTGCCATCTTCCACACGCACGGGAAAGACTGGTAAAGCTTTCTCCTTGGAAACCTTACCTAACAAATTACCAACCACTGGAGGGAAAGGACACCAGGCTTTTACTTCCCCTGTGTTGAGGTCAAAAGCACTACGGTGTAAAGCGCAAACAATTGCCCCATCTTCGATTTTCCCGGCTTTGAGGGGGATTTTCATGTGAGGACAGTTATTTTCCAGAGCATAAAGCTGATTTTCGTGGTTTAACACCAAAATTTTCTTGTTTCCTACCTTTACCACCTCTCTACCACCAGAGGATAGAGCATTTGCTTCTAAAACTTTTGTCCAGGCCATAGACTTCTCCTTTGTTAACAACCTACATTCAGTTTCCCGTAATTATGCCATTTGCGATCGCACTGAGGGGAAATGTCGGTACTGGGATAGAGAAAGGTGGTGTGAGGAGAGGTTTATTTAAGGCGATCGCCCAGCATGACATAATAGAATAAATGTGATTGAGTCTTTAAACCAAATCCTAGTTATATGACTCTTGCTAAACCTGCTGACATAGATATTACCCATCTTCCCGACCACACCGAGTTACCAGAGTCGGATGGAACATTTGTGTTAGCGAAGCGTACCGTAGGTCAAAATTTTCAAGAACATCCCCAAAGCATCTTACTAACAGACTCCATTAACAACGTATTGCAGAAAATACATCCTGATGGACAATATGCAATTGGTCAAGACTGTGGTATT from Okeanomitos corallinicola TIOX110 includes the following:
- a CDS encoding Rieske (2Fe-2S) protein, with amino-acid sequence MAWTKVLEANALSSGGREVVKVGNKKILVLNHENQLYALENNCPHMKIPLKAGKIEDGAIVCALHRSAFDLNTGEVKAWCPFPPVVGNLLGKVSKEKALPVFPVRVEDGSILIDLPE